A window from Longibacter salinarum encodes these proteins:
- a CDS encoding TIGR01777 family oxidoreductase, which yields MAMTTLRFDSEMPVSAGQLFDWHARPGAFQRLVPPWAPVRLQSYEGIREGDRAVIRVGPGPFSMKWVAEHYDVVEGRQFCDRQVSGPFAHWDHTHRMEPLSEDTSRLVDEIEFALPAGPIGSQVGRWFAEPELRRQFAYRHRVTRRDLELHNKYNPEGRSLTVAVSGASGLVGSALSAMLTTGGHTVVPLVRRGPASDDEILWDPRGGRIESEKFNRVDAVIHLAGENVFGLWTEDKKSRILTSRAVGTRLLAEGITDCENPPEVLISASAIGYYGDHGTDVITEESEPRNPGFLTEVCEAWESAADPAREAGIRVVHPRMGVILTPAGGALQLMLPAFQLGLGGRVGARDQYFPWVTLDDVIGALYHSVWSDDLVGPVNITAPDPARMEMFTETLAGVVNRPAFFNPPTPIVRTLGGEMAEEMLLKSARVLPKQLLDSEYTFAFDDLEMGLRHLTGRTKEPAGLA from the coding sequence ATGGCCATGACTACGCTCCGATTTGACTCTGAGATGCCGGTATCGGCTGGACAGCTCTTCGACTGGCATGCGCGTCCGGGGGCGTTTCAGCGGCTTGTGCCCCCGTGGGCTCCCGTGCGGCTGCAATCGTATGAAGGCATCCGTGAAGGTGATCGAGCAGTGATTCGTGTCGGTCCGGGCCCGTTCAGCATGAAATGGGTTGCCGAGCATTACGATGTTGTGGAGGGCAGGCAGTTTTGCGATCGGCAGGTGTCCGGTCCGTTCGCCCACTGGGATCACACGCACCGGATGGAGCCGCTCTCCGAGGACACCAGTCGGCTCGTAGATGAAATCGAGTTCGCCCTTCCCGCCGGCCCCATCGGCTCGCAAGTCGGGCGGTGGTTCGCGGAGCCGGAGCTGCGCAGGCAGTTCGCATATCGGCATCGTGTGACGCGGCGCGACCTGGAACTGCACAACAAATACAATCCGGAGGGCCGGTCGCTGACGGTTGCCGTCAGTGGGGCATCCGGCCTCGTCGGTTCCGCGTTGTCGGCCATGCTCACGACAGGCGGACACACGGTCGTTCCGCTGGTGCGACGGGGACCTGCGTCTGATGACGAGATCCTCTGGGATCCCCGTGGCGGACGGATCGAATCAGAGAAGTTCAACCGTGTCGATGCCGTGATTCACTTGGCGGGTGAGAACGTCTTTGGCCTCTGGACCGAAGACAAAAAGAGCCGGATCCTGACCAGTCGAGCGGTCGGGACGCGTTTACTCGCAGAGGGCATCACGGACTGTGAGAACCCACCGGAGGTGCTCATTTCAGCGTCCGCGATCGGGTATTATGGCGATCATGGAACGGACGTCATCACTGAGGAGAGCGAGCCACGGAATCCTGGATTTCTGACGGAGGTGTGTGAGGCCTGGGAATCAGCCGCGGATCCTGCGCGTGAGGCAGGAATCCGGGTCGTCCACCCGCGGATGGGGGTGATCCTTACACCCGCGGGAGGGGCTCTTCAGCTCATGTTGCCTGCTTTCCAGCTTGGCCTCGGGGGGCGCGTCGGCGCTCGTGATCAGTATTTCCCCTGGGTAACGCTCGACGATGTCATCGGCGCATTGTACCACTCGGTTTGGTCGGACGATCTGGTCGGCCCGGTAAATATCACGGCGCCCGATCCGGCTCGAATGGAGATGTTCACAGAGACGCTGGCAGGCGTGGTTAATCGCCCGGCATTTTTTAATCCTCCCACTCCGATCGTTCGTACGCTGGGAGGCGAGATGGCCGAAGAGATGTTGCTGAAGAGTGCCCGTGTTTTACCGAAGCAATTGCTTGACTCAGAATATACATTCGCTTTCGACGATCTCGAGATGGGACTGCGTCACCTTACGGGACGGACCAAGGAGCCCGCAGGACTCGCCTGA
- a CDS encoding cryptochrome/photolyase family protein, whose product MRLLLVLRDQLDRSAALFDDVDPDTDVVVMTENDRDRGRFREHKQRLALGFAAMRHFRDELREQGLTVAYETASPPETDRDSYHAAEASPVADALREKIREHGADEVVLTEPGRIGLLKEIEAVCDEEGVEFTVYADRHFLCTHEDFESWADGRKELTLEYFYREQRREYDILLTDEGDPVGGEWNFDSDNRESFGADGPGMIPDGPRFDRDDVTGKVLETVRRDFSSAPGDLDTFRWPVTPEQAKTALDDFIKNRLPMFGTYQDAMWTGRAFLYHSRLSAALNLKLLSPLTAVRAAEEAYHDGHAPIHAVEGFIRQILGWREFVRGVYWLYAPEYGHKNALDAAMDLPDLYWSGETQMRCLSECVGQVKEHAYTHHIPRLMVIGLFGMMAGIDPAQMNDWHEAYYVDAWEWVSQPNMIGMALYADGGIVGTKPYAASGKYISRQSNYCSHCRFDPAASTGDDACPFTTFYWDFLNRHQETFSGNRRMNFQLANVRRKSDDELEAIAEQAEHYRERLDEGEL is encoded by the coding sequence ATGCGTCTCCTTCTCGTTCTCCGCGACCAGCTCGATCGATCCGCGGCCCTTTTCGATGATGTGGACCCGGACACCGACGTGGTTGTGATGACGGAGAACGACCGGGATCGGGGGCGTTTCCGTGAGCACAAGCAACGTCTGGCGCTTGGCTTCGCGGCGATGCGGCACTTCCGGGACGAACTGCGAGAGCAGGGCCTCACCGTCGCGTATGAAACTGCTTCTCCGCCGGAGACGGACCGCGATTCTTACCACGCGGCGGAGGCCTCGCCTGTGGCGGACGCTCTTCGCGAGAAGATTCGGGAGCATGGCGCCGATGAGGTGGTGCTGACGGAGCCCGGGCGCATCGGCCTACTCAAGGAGATCGAGGCCGTATGCGACGAGGAGGGCGTCGAGTTTACCGTGTACGCCGATCGTCATTTCCTGTGCACGCACGAGGATTTTGAATCGTGGGCGGATGGTCGAAAGGAACTCACGCTCGAATATTTCTACCGTGAGCAGCGGCGCGAGTACGATATCCTTCTGACAGATGAGGGAGACCCCGTCGGGGGAGAGTGGAATTTTGACAGTGACAACCGGGAGAGCTTCGGCGCGGACGGACCGGGCATGATTCCGGACGGACCTCGCTTCGACCGGGATGACGTCACGGGTAAGGTGCTGGAGACGGTCCGTCGGGACTTTTCCTCTGCGCCGGGGGATCTCGACACGTTCCGCTGGCCGGTTACTCCAGAGCAGGCGAAAACGGCGCTTGACGACTTCATCAAGAACCGTCTTCCCATGTTTGGGACCTACCAGGATGCGATGTGGACGGGGCGCGCCTTTCTGTACCATTCTCGCTTGTCAGCAGCGTTGAATCTGAAATTGCTGTCGCCGCTCACGGCCGTTCGGGCGGCGGAAGAAGCGTACCATGATGGACACGCTCCGATCCATGCCGTGGAGGGCTTCATTCGACAGATTCTCGGCTGGCGCGAGTTCGTGCGTGGCGTCTACTGGCTATACGCCCCCGAATACGGTCATAAAAACGCTCTGGATGCTGCGATGGACCTGCCGGATTTATACTGGAGCGGCGAAACTCAGATGCGGTGCCTCAGCGAATGCGTGGGGCAAGTCAAAGAGCATGCGTACACCCACCACATCCCCCGACTCATGGTGATCGGGCTCTTCGGGATGATGGCCGGCATCGATCCCGCTCAGATGAACGACTGGCACGAAGCCTATTACGTAGATGCGTGGGAATGGGTATCCCAGCCGAATATGATCGGGATGGCGTTGTACGCCGACGGTGGAATTGTCGGCACGAAACCGTACGCCGCATCCGGGAAGTACATCTCACGGCAGAGCAACTACTGCTCCCATTGTCGCTTCGACCCGGCAGCGTCCACAGGCGACGACGCGTGCCCGTTCACGACGTTCTACTGGGACTTTTTGAATCGACACCAGGAAACGTTCTCGGGAAACCGGCGAATGAATTTCCAGCTCGCCAATGTACGACGGAAGTCGGACGATGAGCTCGAGGCCATCGCCGAACAGGCAGAGCATTACCGCGAACGTCTCGACGAGGGAGAGCTTTAA
- a CDS encoding GAF domain-containing protein, with protein sequence METTTTKDEAYEDVQRRVAALLDGETDWTAAMATVACELHHTFDDYHWTGFYRAVSDDLLIVGPYQGGHGCLRIPFDRGVCGAAARTEETQLVPDVEEFPDHIACSSSTRSEVVVPVVTPAGELLAVLDVDSDNLAAFDETDQRHLEALCDTLGRQFQDTEQR encoded by the coding sequence ATGGAAACGACAACGACGAAAGACGAAGCCTACGAAGACGTTCAACGCCGCGTCGCTGCGTTGCTGGACGGCGAAACTGATTGGACCGCAGCGATGGCGACCGTAGCCTGCGAATTGCACCACACCTTTGACGACTATCACTGGACGGGCTTTTACCGCGCGGTGTCCGACGACCTGCTGATCGTGGGACCGTACCAGGGCGGACATGGGTGCCTGCGGATCCCGTTCGACCGCGGCGTCTGCGGCGCAGCGGCCCGCACCGAAGAAACGCAGCTCGTGCCAGATGTCGAGGAGTTTCCCGATCACATCGCGTGCTCATCGTCCACGCGATCCGAAGTCGTCGTGCCGGTGGTCACACCAGCTGGGGAATTGCTCGCCGTTCTCGACGTCGATTCCGACAACCTCGCCGCCTTCGACGAGACGGATCAGAGGCATCTGGAGGCGCTATGCGACACGCTCGGTAGGCAGTTCCAGGATACTGAGCAGCGGTAG
- a CDS encoding HPP family protein gives MLRRAIYVGVETGLLLCLLGTVTWVSGYPFIFPSLGPTAFVLAMSPDHNTLRQVVGGHVCGVLSGLAAYHLLAFGLVVTVAHDPFSTERLWLAASGAFSVAMTAGSMIGLRVVHPPACATTLIVSLGLMSGIVEAAIIVVAVSVLYAAHRLIHRLLRSSLSATSA, from the coding sequence ATGCTGCGTCGTGCCATTTACGTGGGGGTGGAGACGGGACTTCTCCTATGTTTGCTTGGCACGGTGACCTGGGTGTCGGGATATCCTTTCATCTTCCCGAGTCTCGGGCCCACGGCCTTCGTTCTTGCGATGTCTCCCGATCATAACACGCTGCGCCAGGTGGTGGGCGGGCATGTTTGTGGCGTTCTCTCGGGGCTGGCAGCCTATCATCTTCTGGCATTCGGGCTCGTCGTAACGGTCGCACATGACCCGTTTTCTACCGAACGACTTTGGCTTGCCGCGAGCGGAGCGTTCTCGGTAGCCATGACGGCGGGCAGCATGATCGGCCTGCGCGTCGTTCATCCGCCTGCCTGTGCGACGACGTTGATCGTCTCGCTTGGGTTGATGTCAGGGATTGTCGAAGCTGCCATTATCGTTGTGGCGGTTTCCGTTCTATACGCAGCCCATCGTCTCATTCATCGGTTACTTCGATCGAGTCTGTCGGCCACCTCAGCCTGA
- a CDS encoding NAD(P)/FAD-dependent oxidoreductase: protein MSSPSVVIVGAGLAGLTCARHLQRRGTECIILEASDKVGGRVQTDVVDGFRLDRGFQVLLTAYPETQRELDYDALDLHAFYNGAIVRSNGAFHRIADPFRHPFDAPRMLFSPVGTLGDKLRVARIRQALSSQSVAEIMSQPEMTTVEALRDRWGFSEVMIDRFFRPFFGGIFFDTDLQASSRMFEFIFKMFAEGEAVLPAEGMQAIPEQIASNLKPDTVRFNTPVECIEDDVITLASGETIQADAIVVATEAPTANRLLGGVAPVEARSTTCVYYAAPESPLDTPILVLNGDGSGPVNNISVPSDVAPSYSPDDRALVSVVVVGKPDQSDADLERAVRQQLIDWYGLAVGGWKHLDTVHVPYALPEQAPPFLSPPERPVRRRPGLYLCGDYTRTASLNGALSSGRDAARAVLTDQRTPTPA from the coding sequence ATGTCTTCGCCATCCGTCGTTATTGTCGGGGCAGGTCTCGCAGGCCTGACCTGTGCGCGGCACCTTCAGAGACGTGGGACCGAGTGCATCATCCTGGAGGCGTCCGACAAGGTTGGCGGGCGGGTGCAGACGGACGTGGTGGACGGGTTTCGTCTTGATCGGGGCTTTCAGGTCCTGCTCACGGCGTACCCGGAGACGCAGCGCGAACTCGATTACGATGCACTGGACCTGCATGCCTTTTACAACGGGGCCATCGTACGATCGAATGGCGCCTTCCACCGGATTGCAGACCCATTTCGCCATCCATTCGATGCGCCGCGAATGCTGTTTTCGCCCGTGGGAACGCTCGGCGATAAACTCCGCGTCGCTCGCATCCGTCAGGCGCTTTCGAGTCAGTCGGTTGCGGAAATCATGTCGCAACCGGAAATGACGACCGTTGAGGCCCTTCGCGATCGCTGGGGTTTCTCGGAGGTGATGATCGATCGGTTCTTCCGCCCGTTCTTCGGTGGGATCTTCTTCGATACCGATCTGCAGGCGTCTAGCCGAATGTTCGAATTCATCTTCAAGATGTTTGCCGAGGGAGAGGCCGTTTTACCTGCCGAGGGAATGCAGGCGATTCCAGAGCAGATCGCGTCGAATCTGAAGCCGGATACGGTTCGGTTCAACACGCCGGTCGAATGTATCGAGGACGATGTGATCACGCTCGCCTCCGGCGAAACCATCCAGGCGGACGCCATCGTCGTTGCAACGGAAGCCCCGACTGCGAACCGTCTACTCGGAGGCGTCGCGCCTGTGGAGGCGCGGTCGACCACGTGCGTTTACTATGCTGCACCGGAGTCGCCGCTCGACACCCCGATTTTGGTGTTGAATGGCGATGGCAGCGGGCCCGTGAACAATATCAGCGTTCCGTCCGATGTCGCGCCGTCGTATTCTCCCGACGACCGCGCCCTCGTCTCGGTGGTCGTTGTCGGTAAACCTGATCAGTCGGACGCCGACCTCGAGCGCGCCGTACGTCAGCAGCTTATCGACTGGTACGGTCTGGCCGTAGGTGGGTGGAAGCATCTGGACACCGTTCACGTGCCGTATGCCCTGCCGGAGCAGGCGCCTCCCTTCCTTTCTCCGCCCGAGCGCCCGGTACGACGGCGTCCCGGCCTGTACCTTTGCGGCGATTACACTCGAACGGCCTCTCTCAACGGTGCGCTGAGTTCTGGACGAGACGCCGCACGCGCTGTGCTCACCGATCAGAGAACGCCCACCCCCGCCTGA
- a CDS encoding phosphoglucomutase/phosphomannomutase family protein: MAETSIKFGTDGWRAVIAREYTFDNLERVARATAAWLHDEYGDAPRIVIGHDTRFLGREFATFAARVLADAGVHATLTTSFLSTPAISWATQAMGCDAGIVITASHNPPEYNGYKIKANFGGPAPPAMISAVEEQIPHVSVSDNDLPSAETFIEDEMIALRDVRTEYLDAMRDVLDIEAIAYSDLTVVHDAMFGAGQGIVTSLLGTERVVELHHDLNPGFHGTPPEPIDRNLAELQSVVGQPGHDVGIANDGDADRIGMVDENGDFVDSHRILALLVKYLHEERGLSGSIVKTFSTTHMLNKMADAYGFDIETVPIGFKHIAPKIAEGGVLVGGEESGGIAASGHIPERDGIYIGLLIVEMMVKRGMKLSELVDELLEQFGPHYCYREDIHISDTQKQAALKRLSEDGGLDTVNGHVVVEVDTLDGYKHLTDGNGWLLIRPSGTEPVLRVYSEAETPDAAKALVQDARAQLNVG; the protein is encoded by the coding sequence ATGGCCGAAACGTCTATCAAATTCGGAACTGATGGCTGGCGCGCCGTCATTGCGCGAGAGTACACGTTTGACAATCTGGAACGCGTAGCGCGAGCGACCGCCGCCTGGCTCCATGACGAATACGGCGATGCGCCACGCATCGTCATCGGCCACGACACCCGCTTCCTCGGTCGAGAATTCGCCACGTTCGCAGCACGCGTTCTTGCAGACGCCGGCGTTCACGCCACACTCACCACGTCTTTTCTCTCTACGCCCGCGATCAGCTGGGCCACGCAGGCGATGGGGTGCGATGCGGGCATTGTGATCACCGCAAGCCACAACCCGCCGGAGTACAACGGCTACAAGATCAAGGCAAACTTTGGCGGCCCGGCGCCTCCTGCCATGATTAGCGCCGTCGAGGAGCAAATTCCGCACGTAAGCGTCAGCGACAACGACCTGCCGTCAGCCGAGACGTTCATCGAGGACGAGATGATCGCCCTTCGCGATGTGCGCACGGAGTACCTCGACGCCATGCGCGACGTGCTCGACATCGAGGCTATCGCATACTCCGACCTGACCGTCGTCCACGACGCCATGTTCGGCGCGGGACAGGGCATCGTTACCTCGCTCCTCGGCACCGAGCGCGTCGTGGAGCTGCACCACGACCTGAACCCCGGCTTCCACGGCACGCCGCCCGAACCGATCGATCGCAACCTGGCGGAGCTGCAGTCGGTCGTCGGGCAGCCCGGTCACGACGTCGGGATCGCCAACGATGGTGACGCCGACCGAATCGGTATGGTCGACGAAAACGGCGACTTCGTGGACTCACACCGCATCCTTGCCCTGCTGGTCAAATACCTTCATGAGGAGCGCGGGCTCTCCGGCTCGATCGTGAAGACGTTTTCGACTACGCACATGCTAAACAAGATGGCGGACGCGTACGGATTCGACATCGAAACGGTACCGATCGGGTTTAAGCACATCGCCCCGAAGATTGCGGAGGGCGGCGTGCTCGTCGGCGGCGAGGAGTCCGGCGGCATCGCGGCGTCCGGCCACATCCCGGAGCGCGACGGCATCTACATCGGTCTCCTGATTGTGGAGATGATGGTCAAACGCGGGATGAAACTCTCCGAACTGGTCGACGAACTGCTGGAACAGTTTGGCCCGCACTACTGCTATCGCGAGGACATTCACATCTCGGACACGCAGAAACAAGCCGCGCTGAAACGTCTCTCCGAGGATGGTGGACTCGACACGGTGAACGGACACGTCGTCGTCGAGGTCGACACGCTCGACGGCTACAAACACCTCACAGACGGAAACGGCTGGCTCCTCATCCGCCCATCCGGGACCGAGCCCGTGCTGCGCGTCTACTCCGAGGCCGAGACGCCGGACGCGGCGAAGGCGCTCGTGCAGGACGCCCGCGCCCAGTTGAACGTCGGATAG
- a CDS encoding DUF427 domain-containing protein, producing the protein MKATWNGTVIAQSDDTIVVEGNHYFPPESVDRDVLNDSDHTSTCPWKGLAYYYDIDLEGETNENAAWYYPDPKDAASEIKGYVAFWKGVTVTE; encoded by the coding sequence ATGAAAGCCACCTGGAACGGTACCGTGATCGCGCAAAGCGATGACACGATCGTGGTTGAGGGAAATCATTACTTCCCGCCGGAATCCGTCGACCGCGACGTACTCAACGATAGCGATCATACATCAACCTGTCCCTGGAAGGGGCTGGCTTATTACTACGATATTGACTTGGAGGGCGAGACGAATGAGAATGCCGCGTGGTATTATCCCGACCCGAAGGACGCGGCTTCTGAGATCAAGGGCTACGTCGCGTTCTGGAAAGGCGTGACGGTTACGGAATGA
- a CDS encoding SDR family NAD(P)-dependent oxidoreductase, translating into MADSSAPVYILIGATGGIGSDVSRRLADDGAQLVLGARSEDELNSLAEETGGDPFPLDATKFEQVQDIVDHAIDTYGRLDGMVNFVGSILLKPAHLTSVDEYREQISKNLDTAFNTVKAGARAMMKEGGSIVLMTSAVARTGLKNHEAIAAAKGGVTGLMRAAAATYASRGVRVNCVAPGLVDTPMSKRILSSEAGRKQSEAMHALGRIGQPEDIGPAVCWLLDPETTWVTGQVIGVDGGLSTVRAS; encoded by the coding sequence ATGGCAGACTCAAGCGCTCCCGTCTACATATTGATCGGCGCCACGGGCGGCATCGGTTCGGATGTATCTCGACGCCTGGCCGACGACGGGGCCCAGCTCGTACTCGGTGCACGCTCTGAGGACGAGCTCAACTCCCTCGCGGAAGAAACGGGCGGTGACCCGTTCCCACTCGACGCAACTAAATTCGAGCAGGTGCAGGACATCGTCGACCATGCGATCGATACGTATGGGCGCCTTGATGGAATGGTCAATTTTGTGGGATCGATCCTGCTGAAGCCGGCGCACCTCACGTCGGTCGACGAGTATCGCGAGCAGATCTCGAAAAACCTCGACACGGCGTTCAATACTGTTAAAGCCGGGGCGCGAGCGATGATGAAAGAGGGCGGATCGATCGTGCTCATGACTTCGGCCGTCGCCCGAACGGGATTGAAGAATCATGAGGCGATTGCTGCGGCGAAAGGCGGCGTCACCGGCCTGATGCGTGCGGCTGCCGCAACCTACGCGAGCCGCGGCGTTCGCGTGAACTGCGTGGCTCCGGGACTGGTCGACACCCCGATGTCCAAACGAATTCTTAGCAGCGAAGCCGGCCGAAAGCAGTCGGAAGCCATGCACGCGCTCGGACGCATCGGACAGCCGGAAGATATCGGCCCGGCCGTGTGCTGGCTGCTCGACCCGGAGACCACCTGGGTCACCGGACAGGTGATCGGCGTCGACGGCGGCCTCAGCACCGTCCGCGCAAGCTGA